Proteins encoded in a region of the Methanofollis tationis genome:
- a CDS encoding V-type ATP synthase subunit E — protein sequence MGVDEIIERIGADAAAEAEGIRREAEAGEEQILRDGRAASERETAEIMAEGRREAARQRRKEIAQARLSARARLRACREAGIDRAFEEAERQIAALKDSDDYPAVLRRLILEGREVVGGGPITVLCREEERGAVVVACSRIEGVTIAPLKDDGPDGGVVVLAGRSRCDQRFSSRIARMREGLTGRTAAILFREDRHDRP from the coding sequence ATGGGCGTGGACGAGATCATCGAACGTATCGGCGCCGACGCCGCCGCGGAGGCGGAGGGGATCCGCAGGGAGGCCGAAGCCGGGGAAGAGCAGATCCTCAGGGACGGGCGGGCGGCATCCGAGAGAGAGACCGCAGAGATCATGGCCGAGGGAAGGCGTGAGGCGGCCAGGCAGCGGCGAAAGGAGATCGCACAGGCGCGCCTCTCGGCCCGCGCCCGCCTCAGGGCGTGCAGGGAGGCGGGCATCGACCGCGCCTTCGAGGAGGCCGAACGGCAGATCGCCGCCCTCAAAGACTCAGACGACTACCCGGCCGTCCTCAGGAGGCTCATCCTCGAAGGGCGCGAGGTCGTGGGCGGCGGCCCCATCACCGTCCTCTGCCGTGAAGAGGAGAGGGGGGCAGTCGTCGTCGCCTGCAGCCGGATCGAAGGGGTCACCATCGCACCGCTCAAGGACGACGGCCCGGACGGCGGCGTTGTTGTGCTTGCCGGACGGTCCAGGTGCGACCAGCGTTTTTCTTCCAGGATCGCACGGATGCGGGAGGGCCTGACCGGAAGGACCGCTGCAATCCTCTTCAGGGAGGATCGTCATGACCGCCCTTGA
- a CDS encoding V-type ATP synthase subunit A, whose protein sequence is MSGRIVRITGPVIEADGMRGGRMYEVVRAGNAALIGEIIGLSEDVATIQVYEDTTGIAPGEPVERTGASLSVELGPGLLGRVYDGIQRPLQVLRDEMGDFIIRGASLPALDRTRRHEFTPQVQAGGTATPGTRIGTVPEGRFTHAVLVPPGVEGTFLRIAPPGAYTIDEGIACVRTAGGEEVTLSMLQHWPVRVARPIREKLPPTEPLITGQRVIDSFFPMAKGGAAAVPGPFGAGKTVVQHQLAKWSDADIIVYVGCGERGNELADVLRQFPALEDPRTGEPLMGRTVLIGNTSNMPVAAREASVYTGITIAEYYRDMGYDVALMADSTSRWAEAMREISGRLEEMPGEHGYPAYLASRLAEFYERAGRVRPLGPAETTGSISVIGAVSPPGGDFSEPVTQNTLRIVKVFWALDADLAHERHFPAVNWLLSYSLYLDAVREWWEEHGGPDWDRVRADLMAILQKESELEEIVHLVGPDVLPEEDKLTLLVAGIVRESFLIQYAFDPVDTYCPPQKQYLMMRLIMDYAAAGRAAVGRGVSAAEVGALPVTGMLSRLGSVPAADFPAFFGEVERRIEEEFGRGGRP, encoded by the coding sequence GTGAGCGGGCGGATCGTCAGGATCACGGGCCCCGTGATCGAGGCCGACGGGATGCGGGGCGGACGGATGTACGAGGTGGTCAGGGCAGGAAACGCCGCCCTGATCGGGGAGATCATCGGGCTTTCCGAGGACGTCGCAACGATCCAGGTCTACGAGGACACCACCGGGATCGCACCCGGCGAACCGGTCGAGCGGACCGGCGCCTCTCTCTCGGTCGAACTCGGCCCCGGCCTGCTCGGCAGGGTCTATGACGGCATCCAGCGCCCCCTTCAGGTGCTAAGGGACGAGATGGGTGATTTCATCATCAGGGGGGCCTCCCTGCCCGCACTGGACAGAACGCGGCGGCACGAGTTCACACCGCAGGTACAGGCCGGAGGGACGGCAACGCCGGGCACCCGGATCGGCACGGTCCCCGAGGGGCGGTTCACCCATGCCGTCCTGGTGCCCCCGGGGGTCGAGGGGACGTTTCTCAGGATCGCACCGCCCGGCGCCTACACCATCGACGAGGGGATCGCATGCGTCAGGACCGCAGGAGGCGAGGAGGTGACCCTTTCCATGCTCCAGCACTGGCCGGTGCGGGTGGCGCGGCCGATCCGGGAGAAGCTCCCCCCCACAGAGCCCCTGATCACCGGGCAGCGGGTGATCGACTCGTTCTTCCCGATGGCCAAAGGAGGGGCGGCCGCGGTGCCCGGGCCCTTCGGAGCCGGGAAGACCGTTGTCCAGCACCAGCTCGCCAAATGGTCTGATGCCGACATCATCGTCTATGTGGGCTGCGGGGAGCGGGGGAACGAACTCGCGGACGTGCTGCGCCAGTTCCCGGCCCTCGAAGACCCCAGGACCGGCGAACCCCTGATGGGGCGGACGGTGCTCATCGGAAACACCTCGAACATGCCGGTGGCCGCCCGCGAGGCCTCGGTGTACACCGGGATCACCATCGCCGAATACTACCGGGACATGGGCTACGACGTCGCCCTGATGGCCGACTCCACCTCCCGCTGGGCCGAGGCGATGCGGGAGATCTCGGGGCGGCTCGAGGAGATGCCGGGCGAACACGGTTATCCGGCCTATCTGGCCTCCAGGCTTGCGGAGTTCTACGAGCGGGCCGGAAGGGTGCGGCCCCTCGGCCCCGCAGAGACGACCGGATCGATCTCGGTGATCGGGGCGGTCTCGCCGCCGGGCGGCGACTTTTCAGAGCCGGTCACCCAGAACACCCTCAGGATCGTCAAGGTCTTCTGGGCCCTCGACGCCGATCTCGCCCATGAACGACATTTCCCGGCGGTGAACTGGCTTCTGTCCTATTCCCTCTACCTCGACGCCGTCAGGGAGTGGTGGGAAGAGCACGGAGGGCCGGACTGGGACCGGGTGAGAGCCGACCTGATGGCGATCCTCCAGAAAGAGAGCGAACTCGAGGAGATCGTCCACCTCGTCGGCCCGGACGTCCTGCCCGAGGAGGACAAACTCACCCTCCTCGTCGCCGGGATCGTCAGGGAGTCGTTTTTGATCCAGTACGCCTTCGACCCGGTCGACACCTATTGCCCGCCGCAGAAGCAGTACCTGATGATGAGGCTGATCATGGATTACGCGGCGGCAGGACGGGCGGCGGTGGGGAGGGGCGTCTCAGCCGCAGAGGTGGGGGCGCTGCCCGTGACCGGCATGCTCTCCCGCCTGGGTTCGGTCCCGGCCGCCGATTTCCCGGCGTTCTTCGGGGAGGTGGAGCGGCGCATCGAGGAAGAGTTCGGCAGGGGGGGGAGACCATGA
- a CDS encoding LysE family transporter codes for MDGIIPALIIGFVIGLSGALAPGPTLVATIRGSLDHGWTAGPRVAAGHAAVEAVLALAIVAGLAAAADSVAVPVAVVGGLALILFGGLTVRESRTAVLDAPGEAASGSPFLAGVVTSAANPYFWLWWLSVGSGLLLEGLAAGAAVAVAFMIGHWASDFGWFGLVAAGTAGGKTVLSVRQYRLVRAACGVFLILFGASYLWRALPA; via the coding sequence ATGGACGGCATCATCCCGGCCCTGATCATCGGGTTTGTCATCGGCCTCTCCGGAGCCCTGGCCCCGGGCCCGACCCTGGTGGCGACGATCAGGGGCTCGCTCGATCACGGGTGGACGGCCGGCCCGCGCGTCGCCGCGGGTCATGCGGCCGTCGAGGCGGTCCTCGCCCTCGCGATCGTCGCCGGGCTTGCCGCTGCGGCCGATAGCGTGGCCGTGCCGGTCGCCGTTGTCGGCGGGTTGGCCCTGATCCTCTTCGGCGGGCTCACGGTGCGGGAGAGCCGGACCGCCGTGCTCGACGCCCCCGGAGAAGCGGCATCGGGCAGCCCCTTCCTTGCCGGGGTCGTCACGAGCGCCGCAAACCCGTACTTCTGGCTCTGGTGGCTCTCGGTGGGGAGCGGGCTGTTGCTGGAGGGGCTGGCGGCCGGAGCGGCGGTCGCCGTCGCCTTCATGATCGGCCACTGGGCCTCGGACTTCGGGTGGTTCGGGCTGGTCGCCGCCGGGACGGCGGGTGGAAAGACTGTCCTCTCGGTCAGGCAGTACCGCCTCGTCCGCGCCGCCTGCGGGGTGTTCCTGATCCTCTTCGGGGCCTCGTACCTCTGGCGGGCCCTTCCGGCGTGA
- a CDS encoding eS24 family ribosomal protein, protein MDIEFPRYERNEACRRIDLEFVARFSGAIPSRDEVRAELALISGVDPAAIALDRLSPRAKKGEIRGKGRIYDDPAAMKAGER, encoded by the coding sequence ATGGACATCGAGTTCCCGCGCTACGAGCGCAACGAGGCATGCAGGAGGATCGATCTGGAGTTCGTCGCCCGCTTCTCCGGCGCCATCCCGTCGCGGGATGAGGTGCGTGCTGAACTTGCCCTGATCTCGGGCGTCGACCCGGCGGCGATCGCCCTCGATCGCCTGAGCCCGCGGGCGAAAAAAGGTGAGATCCGGGGGAAGGGAAGGATATACGACGACCCGGCCGCGATGAAGGCCGGGGAGCGGTGA
- a CDS encoding V-type ATPase subunit, whose product MTALEEIAVAVLSGANGKAMLVAGLSIAVMVAVILAASAGYFRMILNIALFAQPDARVRAIGNPMIGREGVREALEAGNLHDLFERFAALGHRMPAGTGLDGQEADRLVRVHHYEAVMRLIESVPDGVRHFFVAYAAMIGTGEAAAIVAAKGRGLSPAAIEERAVPIGALTPERVRKAAHAGSEEEAIRRMAKAPFGPTLARAHAAAAGDTAVFSALSLAAALTKMGVAARGVDISLSPPVVETAGRMVDAANLRALVRARASGTGREAAARHLIREGGFEVTGERLLHAERAGNLADLVAAVEGTRYHRYLAALPGAVQDGDAAALETALDRCILDAARGIASQYHLESGPLLRHLVALGYEARNMRAIAVGVAAGAPTEEIERVLIVEETEA is encoded by the coding sequence ATGACCGCCCTTGAGGAGATCGCCGTCGCCGTCCTCTCCGGGGCCAACGGCAAAGCCATGCTCGTCGCCGGGCTCTCCATCGCCGTCATGGTGGCGGTGATCCTGGCGGCGTCGGCCGGCTATTTCAGGATGATCCTGAACATCGCTCTCTTTGCCCAGCCCGACGCACGGGTCCGGGCGATCGGCAACCCCATGATCGGCAGGGAAGGAGTGAGGGAGGCGCTGGAGGCCGGAAATCTCCACGACCTCTTCGAACGGTTTGCCGCCCTCGGGCACCGGATGCCGGCCGGTACGGGTCTCGACGGCCAGGAGGCGGACCGGCTCGTCAGGGTGCACCACTACGAGGCCGTCATGCGCCTGATCGAGAGCGTGCCTGACGGGGTCAGACATTTCTTCGTGGCATACGCGGCGATGATCGGCACCGGGGAGGCGGCGGCGATCGTGGCGGCGAAGGGGCGCGGCCTCTCCCCCGCCGCCATCGAAGAGCGCGCCGTTCCTATCGGGGCCCTCACGCCCGAGCGCGTGAGAAAGGCGGCGCATGCCGGGAGCGAGGAGGAGGCGATCAGGAGGATGGCGAAGGCGCCGTTCGGCCCCACCCTCGCCCGCGCCCATGCCGCCGCCGCAGGAGACACCGCCGTATTTTCAGCGCTTTCTCTCGCCGCCGCCCTCACCAAGATGGGCGTGGCCGCACGCGGGGTGGACATCTCTCTCTCGCCGCCGGTGGTGGAGACCGCCGGCAGAATGGTCGACGCCGCCAATCTCCGCGCCCTCGTGCGGGCCAGGGCATCCGGCACCGGGCGGGAGGCGGCGGCACGCCACCTGATCAGGGAGGGCGGCTTCGAGGTCACCGGGGAGCGGCTGCTCCATGCCGAACGGGCGGGAAACCTCGCCGACCTGGTCGCCGCCGTCGAGGGGACGCGCTACCACCGGTATCTCGCCGCCCTTCCCGGGGCGGTGCAGGATGGCGACGCCGCCGCACTGGAAACGGCCCTCGACCGGTGCATCCTGGACGCTGCCCGGGGGATCGCCAGCCAGTACCACCTGGAGAGCGGCCCCCTGCTCCGCCATCTCGTCGCACTCGGCTACGAGGCGCGGAATATGAGAGCGATCGCCGTCGGCGTGGCGGCCGGGGCGCCGACCGAGGAGATCGAACGGGTGCTCATCGTGGAGGAGACAGAAGCATGA
- a CDS encoding V-type ATP synthase subunit F, protein MRITAIGDRPMALACRAGGIARAVACADAEEAEHALTGALAEKDIGVILVLDRYLAAIPGPQIPGVYPVVIGVPGPSGPVHGEDTVARAVRRVAGRGLPGVSG, encoded by the coding sequence ATGAGGATTACAGCAATCGGAGACCGCCCCATGGCACTGGCATGCAGGGCCGGCGGTATCGCCCGGGCGGTCGCCTGCGCCGATGCAGAGGAGGCCGAACACGCACTGACAGGAGCACTCGCAGAGAAAGATATCGGCGTGATCCTTGTGCTCGACCGATACCTCGCCGCCATCCCCGGGCCGCAGATCCCCGGGGTCTACCCGGTGGTGATCGGGGTCCCCGGGCCTTCGGGCCCGGTGCACGGGGAGGACACTGTCGCCAGAGCGGTGAGGAGAGTAGCAGGCAGGGGTCTACCCGGGGTGAGCGGGTGA
- a CDS encoding V-type ATP synthase subunit K: MAVDAGLVLAVIGAGLAVGLAAIGSGIGVGIAGATGAGVIAVRPEKFGKAIVFQAVPQTQGMYGLLVAVLILLSTGVIGGGTEGVPLPLGLAALGAGLAAGISGLSAIGQGIAASAGIAATAERDEAMGKSLIFAVIPETQAIYGLLVAILIMAFTGLLTGSPVATEATGLAAIGCGLAVGIAGLSAIGQGIAAAAGTAAAAEHEGSFGKGLVFAVIPETQAIYGLLVAILIMAFTGMIAGDPVGDIAIGFAAIGCGFAVGLAGISAIGQGIAAAAGSAASAEHEGSFGKGLVFSVVPETQAIYGLLVAILIMAFTGMITRDLTATLAAGFASIACGFAVGFAGISAIGQGIAASAGIAATAEKEEMFGKGLVFTVIPETQAIYGLLVAILIMAFTGMITRDVTATAAAGLAAIGSGFAVGLAGLSAIGQGMTAASGIGATAQREGAMGPSLIFAVMAETFAIFGLLVAILIMFGIGLFGG, from the coding sequence ATGGCGGTCGATGCCGGGCTCGTCCTTGCCGTCATCGGGGCCGGGCTCGCCGTGGGGCTTGCCGCCATCGGCTCAGGGATCGGTGTCGGGATCGCCGGGGCGACCGGCGCAGGCGTGATCGCCGTCAGGCCGGAGAAGTTTGGAAAAGCGATCGTCTTCCAGGCGGTGCCGCAGACCCAGGGGATGTACGGCCTCCTCGTCGCCGTGCTCATCCTCCTCTCCACCGGGGTGATCGGCGGCGGCACCGAGGGCGTCCCCCTCCCCCTCGGGCTGGCGGCCCTGGGCGCCGGTCTGGCCGCGGGGATCTCAGGGCTCTCGGCGATCGGGCAGGGGATCGCCGCATCGGCCGGCATCGCCGCCACCGCCGAGCGCGACGAGGCGATGGGGAAGAGCCTGATCTTTGCGGTGATCCCGGAGACACAGGCGATCTACGGCCTTCTCGTCGCCATCCTGATCATGGCGTTCACCGGGCTCCTGACCGGATCGCCGGTGGCCACCGAGGCGACCGGGCTCGCGGCGATCGGCTGCGGGCTTGCCGTGGGGATCGCAGGGCTTTCGGCGATAGGGCAGGGGATCGCCGCAGCCGCGGGAACGGCAGCGGCGGCCGAGCACGAGGGGAGTTTTGGAAAAGGGCTCGTTTTTGCAGTGATCCCGGAGACGCAGGCGATATACGGGCTCCTGGTCGCCATCCTGATCATGGCGTTCACCGGCATGATCGCCGGCGATCCGGTCGGCGACATTGCGATCGGTTTCGCGGCGATCGGGTGCGGTTTTGCCGTGGGGCTCGCCGGCATATCGGCGATCGGGCAGGGGATCGCCGCCGCTGCGGGATCGGCGGCCAGCGCCGAGCACGAGGGGTCCTTCGGGAAAGGACTCGTATTCTCGGTTGTCCCTGAGACGCAGGCGATATACGGCCTCCTCGTCGCCATCCTGATCATGGCGTTCACCGGCATGATCACGCGGGACCTCACCGCCACCCTTGCTGCGGGCTTCGCCTCGATCGCCTGCGGCTTCGCCGTCGGTTTTGCAGGGATATCGGCGATCGGGCAGGGGATCGCCGCATCGGCCGGGATCGCAGCCACCGCCGAAAAAGAGGAGATGTTCGGAAAAGGGCTTGTCTTCACCGTCATCCCTGAGACGCAGGCGATCTATGGCCTCCTCGTCGCCATCCTGATCATGGCGTTCACCGGCATGATCACGCGGGACGTCACCGCCACGGCAGCCGCCGGGCTTGCCGCCATCGGCTCAGGTTTCGCCGTCGGTCTCGCCGGGCTCTCGGCGATCGGGCAGGGCATGACCGCAGCCTCCGGGATCGGGGCGACTGCGCAGCGTGAAGGGGCGATGGGGCCGAGCCTGATCTTTGCCGTGATGGCCGAGACCTTCGCCATCTTCGGGCTGCTGGTGGCGATCCTGATCATGTTCGGGATCGGGCTCTTCGGGGGCTGA
- a CDS encoding V-type ATP synthase subunit D, translating into MSRRIIPGTRPTRIELLKIRKRIVVAEKGHELLQEKLDAMVLEFFRLQEERERLRKAAETAFADAYRPLLRAEMTMGARDLEDALALTASIGEIAMGRRTVMGTAVPAIPLPERLRTAEEPGYPLAAPGASLDEACRRCEEAVAAALVCAEAEGAMTRLADQIVTVRRRTNALAYMLIPSLRDTAAYIEDYLEEMEREDLYRRKHTKSLRREEMKV; encoded by the coding sequence GTGAGCCGGCGGATCATACCGGGGACCCGCCCCACCCGGATCGAACTGCTGAAGATCAGAAAGCGGATTGTCGTCGCAGAGAAGGGGCACGAACTCCTCCAGGAGAAACTCGACGCCATGGTGCTGGAGTTTTTCCGGCTGCAGGAGGAGCGGGAGCGACTGAGGAAAGCCGCAGAAACGGCGTTTGCAGATGCGTATCGCCCGCTTCTCCGGGCTGAGATGACCATGGGGGCCAGAGACCTCGAAGACGCCCTCGCCCTCACCGCCTCCATCGGTGAGATTGCGATGGGGCGGCGGACGGTGATGGGCACGGCGGTGCCGGCGATCCCTCTCCCGGAACGCCTGCGCACGGCCGAAGAGCCGGGTTATCCCCTTGCGGCGCCGGGCGCCTCCCTGGACGAGGCCTGCCGCCGCTGCGAGGAGGCGGTTGCGGCCGCCCTGGTCTGCGCCGAAGCAGAAGGGGCGATGACCCGGCTTGCAGACCAGATCGTCACGGTCAGGAGGAGGACGAACGCCCTCGCCTATATGCTCATCCCATCGCTCCGCGATACGGCCGCCTATATCGAGGACTACCTGGAGGAGATGGAGCGGGAGGACCTCTACCGGCGGAAACATACCAAATCCCTCCGCAGGGAGGAGATGAAGGTATGA
- a CDS encoding V-type ATP synthase subunit B produces the protein MTSPSREYTSVTMVAGPLMAVSGVGDAAYGEVVEIRLPDGERRLGQVLESRPDLAVVQVFGGTRDLDTEATSVRFTGEPLRMAVSPEILGRVFDGAGRPADGGGAVIPEEVREISGASINPTARAFPQDCIETGISAIDGMNTLVRGQKLPIFSGAGLPHSRLAAQIARQARVLGDAEEFAIVFGAMGITSEESRFFLEAFEETGALEHAVIFANLADDPAIERIVTPRCALTAAEYLAFSEGMHVLVILQDITAYCEALREVSAAREEVPARRGYPGYMYTDLASIFERAGRIKGKKGSITQLPIISMPDDDITHPVPDLTGYITEGQIVLSRDLHRKSVYPPIDVLPSLSRLMPGGIGKEKTREDHGAVSDQVYAAYAKGRRLESLVAVIGEEGLTPTDRLYLDFATRFEREFVGQGAAAGRTITETLDLAWGLLSRFPDDELKRIDPALIAAHARRERT, from the coding sequence ATGACCTCGCCGTCACGGGAGTACACCTCCGTCACCATGGTCGCCGGGCCCCTGATGGCCGTCTCGGGCGTCGGTGACGCCGCCTACGGCGAGGTGGTGGAGATCCGCCTTCCGGATGGGGAGCGGCGCCTGGGGCAGGTGCTCGAAAGCCGCCCGGACCTCGCCGTCGTGCAGGTCTTCGGGGGGACGCGGGACCTGGACACCGAGGCGACGTCGGTCAGGTTCACCGGCGAACCCCTGCGCATGGCCGTCTCGCCCGAGATCCTCGGGCGGGTCTTCGACGGTGCCGGAAGGCCGGCGGACGGCGGCGGCGCCGTCATCCCGGAGGAGGTGCGGGAGATCTCGGGCGCCTCCATCAACCCCACGGCGCGGGCCTTCCCGCAGGACTGCATCGAGACCGGGATCTCGGCAATCGACGGGATGAACACCCTGGTGCGAGGGCAGAAACTCCCGATCTTCTCGGGCGCCGGTCTCCCCCACTCCCGCCTCGCCGCCCAGATCGCCAGACAGGCGCGGGTGCTCGGGGATGCCGAGGAGTTTGCGATCGTCTTCGGGGCGATGGGGATCACGAGCGAGGAGTCCAGGTTCTTCCTGGAGGCGTTCGAGGAGACCGGGGCCCTGGAGCACGCCGTGATCTTCGCCAACCTCGCCGACGATCCCGCCATCGAGCGGATCGTCACCCCGCGTTGCGCCCTGACGGCGGCCGAATATCTCGCCTTCTCGGAGGGGATGCACGTCCTCGTGATCCTCCAGGACATCACGGCCTACTGCGAGGCGCTGCGGGAGGTCTCGGCGGCCAGGGAAGAGGTGCCGGCCCGCCGGGGATACCCGGGCTACATGTACACCGATCTCGCCTCGATCTTCGAGCGGGCAGGGCGGATCAAGGGAAAGAAGGGCTCCATCACCCAGCTCCCGATCATCTCCATGCCGGACGACGACATCACCCACCCGGTGCCCGACCTCACCGGCTACATCACCGAGGGGCAGATCGTCCTCTCGCGCGACCTCCACCGGAAGAGTGTGTACCCGCCGATCGACGTCCTTCCAAGCCTGTCCCGCCTGATGCCCGGCGGCATCGGAAAGGAGAAGACGCGCGAGGACCATGGCGCCGTTTCGGACCAGGTGTATGCGGCGTATGCAAAGGGCAGGCGGCTCGAAAGCCTGGTGGCGGTGATCGGGGAGGAGGGGCTCACGCCAACAGACCGCCTCTACCTCGACTTCGCCACACGCTTCGAACGGGAATTCGTCGGCCAGGGGGCGGCGGCCGGGCGGACGATCACCGAAACCCTCGACCTTGCATGGGGTCTGCTCTCCCGGTTCCCGGACGACGAACTGAAACGGATCGATCCGGCCCTGATCGCCGCCCATGCGCGGAGGGAGAGGACGTGA